ACGGCGCAGAAACTGGGCGTGCCGATGGAAAAGGTCGTTGTGACCGTGCAGGACCATGGCAATACCTCTGCCGCATCCATCCCGCTGGCCTTGTCGGTTGCGGCTGCGCGCGGGCAGTTTCAACCCGGCGATTGCATCGTGACCGAAGCCATCGGCGGCGGGCTAAGCTGGGGCGCGGTTGTGCTGCGCTGGTAGCGCTTTAAGGCGGCGGCGCAACCCCCTGATATTGACTCGGAAATTGCTTTCGCTCAGGATGGTGTGAAACGCCGGAGGGCATGATGTCGGAAAAAACACTTACACGAATGGACCTGACCGAAGCGGTATTCCGCGAAGTGGGCTTGTCGCGCAACGAATCGTCGTCCTTGGTGGATAGCGTGTTGCAGCACATCTCTGATGCGCTGGTGGCCGGTGAACAGGTCAAGATCTCTTCTTTCGGCACATTTTCCACGCGCGACAAGAATGCCCGCATGGGGCGCAACCCCAAAACCGGCGAAGAAGTGCCGATTTCACCACGCCGCGTGCTTAGTTTCCGCCCGTCGCACCTGATGAAAGACCGCGTGGCACAAGGCAATGCCGGGCAATAACCAGTAAGGCAAGTTCATGCGCAAGGCACCAGAGGCGTTCCGCACCATCAGCGAAGCGGCGGAAGCCTTGGACACCCCGGCGCATGTGTTGCGCTTTTGGGAAAGCAAATTCACCCATGTCAAACCTGTGAAACGCGCGGGCGGGCGGCGCTATTACCGCCCCGCCGATATTGACCTTCTGTCGGGCATAAAGCTGCTGCTGCACGATCAGGGCATGACGATTCGCGGCGTGCAAAAGCTGTTGCAGGAAAAAGGCGCGCGCCATGTCGCCGGGCTGGCCCCGATCAGCGCCGATGTGCTGGAACTGCCGCTAGACCCGCCTGCGGACATGGGCACGGTGATGGTGCCCAAGCCTGACATCGCCCCGGATCTGCCGCCCGCGGTGGACACCACGAAGGTCGAAAGCGTCAGGCCCGTTGCAGAGCAAGGCGCGCAGCCGCTGCCCGAAAGCAGCGACACACCAGAAGAGGTGCCAGAAGAACCCGCACTGCCGCCACAGGATGACCAGACTGGGCCAATAGGCGACAGCGCAGGAAATATCGCAGAGCCAAGGTCGCCGCGCGACACGGCGCCGGAACCAGACCTGCCCGATGCCGCAGCACCCGCGCCAGACGCAACCGCAGCAGCGCCAGAGCAAGACGCAGGTGCCGAATTGACGCCGGATGCCGTTCAGTCAGCGTCAGAGCAAGCCGAAGAAGCAGTCCCCCCAACACCGACCAAGGCACCGGCCCCGGTTATGGCACCAGTCCCAGACACCGATCCTGCGCCGCCAGAACCCGCCCGCTTTGCGCGCATCGCCCATGCGCTGCGTGTCAACCCGCCGCGCGATGTTTCCCGCTTTGCCCCGGCGCTGTCCCGGCTGGAACAGCTTGCCCGAACGCTCGCGGAACGCAGCGATTAGCACAAAGCGGCGGATTGCCCCTTGCCCTCGGCGCTGAATCGGTTAGAAGGCCGGGCATAGCCTGTCGGGCTATAGCGCAGTCTGGTAGCGCGTCCGTCTGGGGGACGGAAGGTCGCAGGTTCAAGTCCTGCTAGCCCGACCATTCATCTACTTCAGTAGCGATTTGCGGCCTTCTCGAAGGCGCTGGAAATATCGTTCCATGCAGAGACGAAACCGCTCTGCATGTCGGACCACGCCTGTTCGCTGGCGTCGCGCGCCTCGTGCAGTTTCTTCTCGACCTTGTTGCGCTGCTCTTTCATTTCGGCCAACTGGGCTTCGTATTTTACCTTCATATCCGCCTGCGCGCCGCGTATCTGCGCTTCCTGCTTGGCAATCTCTGCATTCCACTCGTCGATCTTGGCTTTGGTTTTCTCTATGAATGCGTCACGGTCCATGGGACCCTCCTTTCATTACAAGCGAATACCTAGAACGTAGGAACCCGTTCCGCGTCATGCAACCCGGGGCTGGCCACCCTTCCCAAGCCTTGCGGCCTTCGCTAAGACAGTTCGGGAAACCGGCGCGAAGGACAGATGACCGATATGCAAGGCGTTTTGCCATCCCAGACCCTGCGCGAGATGATTGCGCGCGCCGAAATCACGGCCGACACCCCGGTCACGGCACAACAGGTGCAACCTGCCAGCCTTGACCTGCGTCTGGGCCACCGGGCATGGCGGGTGCGCGCATCGTTTCTGGCGGGCAAGGGGCGGCGAGTGGCCGACCGTCTGGCCGATTTCGAAATGCACGAAATGCGCCTTGAGGGCGGCACGGTTCTGGAAAAGGGCTGCGTTTATGTCGTGGAACTGATGGAACGGCTGGCCCTGCCCCCGGCCCTGCAAGCGGTGGCCAATGCCAAAAGTTCGACCGGGCGGCTGGATTTGCTGACCCGCGTGATTGCCGATAACGGCACCGAATTCGACCGTGTGCCCGATGGCTACCAAGGCCCGCTTTATGCCGAAATCTGCCCGCGGTCCTTTTCGGTGCTGGTGCGCCCCGGCCAAAGGCTGAACCAGATCCGCTTTCGGCGCGGCCATGCGGTGCTGGATGACACCGCTTTGCACGCGCTGCACAGCACCGATACGCTGGTGCCGGGCGAGCCGGTCATCTCTGACGGGCTGGGCTTTTCGGTCGATCTGAAACCGGCGCAAGGCACGCTGGTAGGCTACCGCGCAAAACCCCATACCGGGGTGATAGACCTTGACCGCATCGGCGCTTATGCGCCGCGCGACTACTGGGAAGAGCTGCACAGTGATACCGGGCAGATCATCCTTGACCCCGGTGCGTTCTACATTCTGGTCAGCCGCGAGGCGGTGCATATTCCCCCCGATTACGCCGCCGAAATGGCCCCTTACCTGGCCATGGTGGGCGAATTCCGGGTGCATTATGCCGGATTCTTCGACCCCGGTTTCGGCCATGCCGCCGCCGGGGGCAGCGGCGCGCGCGGTGTTCTGGAAGTGCGCTGTCACGAAGCGCCTTTCGCGCTGGAACATGGCCAGATCGTCGGGCGGCTGATATACGAACGCATGGCCGCGCGGCCAGAACGCCTGTATGGCGCGGATCTGGCCTCGAACTACCAAGGGCAGGGTTTGAAACTGGCCAAGCATTTCAAGGCGGCATGATGCTGGAAATCCCTTTCCTGATCTCGGCCTTCGTTACGCTGTTCGTGGTCATTGACCCCATCGGCACCGCGCCCTTGTTTCTGGCGCTGACCCAAGGCATGACCGCCAAGCAGCGCCGCACGGTGGGCCTGCGCGCCTGTTTCATTGCAGCACTGCTGCTGATGGCTTTTGCCGTGGCGGGCGAGGATTTCCTGAATTTCATCGGCATTTCGATGCCGGCCTTCCAGATCGCGGGCGGGCTTTTGCTGTTTCTGACGGCGCTGGACATGCTGTTCGACCGCCGCTCGGAACGGCGTCAGAACCACGCGGATGAGGGGACGGGCAATCTGGCCGATGACCCGTCGGTCTTTCCGCTGGCCATGCCCCTGATCGCTGGGCCGGGGGCGATGGCAACAATGGTGCTGCTGATAAACGACACCGGCGGCACATGGGAAGGCACGGCACTGATTTCGGGCGTCATGCTGGCCGTGATCGCGCTGGTATTGCTGGCGTTCTTGGCCGCCGCGCCCTTGGAACGCATGTTGCGCCGCACCGGAACCATGGTGCTGACGCGGCTGTTCGGGCTGCTTCTGTCGGCGCTATCGGTGCAATTCGTGCTGAATGGCGCAACAGCGCTTGGTATCTTGCCAAGCGCCGTGCCGATGTAGCTTATTCCGCCGCCGAAGATTTCATCTCGGGGGCGGGGGCCGTGTCGCCCTCTGCCTTGGGTGCGCGCGGCTTGCGGGGCGCGCGGCGAGGC
This genomic window from Roseibaca calidilacus contains:
- the ihfA gene encoding integration host factor subunit alpha, translating into MSEKTLTRMDLTEAVFREVGLSRNESSSLVDSVLQHISDALVAGEQVKISSFGTFSTRDKNARMGRNPKTGEEVPISPRRVLSFRPSHLMKDRVAQGNAGQ
- a CDS encoding MarC family protein; the protein is MLEIPFLISAFVTLFVVIDPIGTAPLFLALTQGMTAKQRRTVGLRACFIAALLLMAFAVAGEDFLNFIGISMPAFQIAGGLLLFLTALDMLFDRRSERRQNHADEGTGNLADDPSVFPLAMPLIAGPGAMATMVLLINDTGGTWEGTALISGVMLAVIALVLLAFLAAAPLERMLRRTGTMVLTRLFGLLLSALSVQFVLNGATALGILPSAVPM
- a CDS encoding 2'-deoxycytidine 5'-triphosphate deaminase: MQGVLPSQTLREMIARAEITADTPVTAQQVQPASLDLRLGHRAWRVRASFLAGKGRRVADRLADFEMHEMRLEGGTVLEKGCVYVVELMERLALPPALQAVANAKSSTGRLDLLTRVIADNGTEFDRVPDGYQGPLYAEICPRSFSVLVRPGQRLNQIRFRRGHAVLDDTALHALHSTDTLVPGEPVISDGLGFSVDLKPAQGTLVGYRAKPHTGVIDLDRIGAYAPRDYWEELHSDTGQIILDPGAFYILVSREAVHIPPDYAAEMAPYLAMVGEFRVHYAGFFDPGFGHAAAGGSGARGVLEVRCHEAPFALEHGQIVGRLIYERMAARPERLYGADLASNYQGQGLKLAKHFKAA
- a CDS encoding conserved coiled coil protein, translating into MDRDAFIEKTKAKIDEWNAEIAKQEAQIRGAQADMKVKYEAQLAEMKEQRNKVEKKLHEARDASEQAWSDMQSGFVSAWNDISSAFEKAANRY
- a CDS encoding MerR family transcriptional regulator, giving the protein MRKAPEAFRTISEAAEALDTPAHVLRFWESKFTHVKPVKRAGGRRYYRPADIDLLSGIKLLLHDQGMTIRGVQKLLQEKGARHVAGLAPISADVLELPLDPPADMGTVMVPKPDIAPDLPPAVDTTKVESVRPVAEQGAQPLPESSDTPEEVPEEPALPPQDDQTGPIGDSAGNIAEPRSPRDTAPEPDLPDAAAPAPDATAAAPEQDAGAELTPDAVQSASEQAEEAVPPTPTKAPAPVMAPVPDTDPAPPEPARFARIAHALRVNPPRDVSRFAPALSRLEQLARTLAERSD